A single region of the Lysinibacillus sp. B2A1 genome encodes:
- a CDS encoding dihydroorotase, which produces MTKILQNVQMLNEQGELHTVNIAMAEGKITAIGQDVTVEDAEIIEGNGFVVAPGFVDVHTHLREPGFEHKETIATGSASAAKGGFTTICAMPNTKPVPDSVENMKLINGLIKESAVIRVLPYGSLTKDISGEVRTNIEELKAQGAVAFSDDGVGIQLASTMYEQMKDAAQHDMVVVAHCEDNSLIYDGVMHEGKRNKELGLPGIPSICESVQIARDVLLAEAAGARYHVCHVSTKESVRAVRDAKAAGIRVTAEVCPHHLLLEEMDIPSDDANWKMNPPLRGADDKDSLHAALLDGTIDCIATDHAPHTVEEKCCGMVGAPFGIVGFETAFPLLYTQFVETGKWTLKQLIDWMTVKAAQIFDLPYGTLEVGSSADMILIDLNKEQTIDAEGFVSKGRNTPFNGWAAKGWPVLTIFEGNIVYQEAE; this is translated from the coding sequence ATGACAAAGATACTTCAAAATGTACAAATGTTAAATGAGCAAGGTGAATTGCATACTGTTAATATCGCCATGGCTGAAGGGAAAATTACAGCAATCGGACAAGACGTAACTGTTGAAGATGCTGAAATAATTGAAGGAAATGGTTTTGTTGTTGCACCGGGCTTTGTCGATGTCCACACGCATTTACGCGAGCCAGGTTTTGAGCATAAGGAAACAATTGCAACAGGTTCAGCATCAGCAGCAAAGGGCGGCTTTACAACAATTTGTGCGATGCCTAATACAAAACCAGTACCAGATTCAGTAGAAAACATGAAACTAATTAATGGGTTGATAAAGGAAAGTGCTGTTATTCGAGTACTTCCATATGGCTCACTCACAAAGGATATCTCCGGTGAGGTTCGTACAAATATTGAGGAATTAAAAGCACAGGGAGCAGTTGCTTTCTCTGATGATGGTGTAGGTATTCAGCTTGCTTCAACGATGTATGAGCAGATGAAGGATGCCGCTCAGCACGATATGGTTGTGGTGGCACACTGTGAGGATAATTCATTAATTTATGATGGCGTTATGCATGAGGGTAAACGAAATAAAGAGCTTGGTCTTCCAGGGATTCCGTCCATTTGTGAATCTGTACAAATTGCCCGAGATGTTTTACTTGCAGAAGCTGCTGGTGCACGCTACCACGTTTGCCACGTATCAACAAAAGAATCTGTTCGTGCAGTACGAGATGCTAAAGCAGCAGGTATTCGTGTAACTGCTGAAGTTTGTCCACATCATTTATTACTTGAAGAAATGGATATTCCATCAGATGACGCAAACTGGAAAATGAATCCGCCATTACGAGGTGCGGATGATAAAGATTCACTTCATGCAGCATTGCTTGATGGCACAATCGATTGTATCGCAACAGATCATGCTCCACATACAGTGGAAGAAAAATGCTGCGGCATGGTAGGGGCACCGTTTGGTATTGTAGGCTTTGAAACAGCATTTCCTCTGCTATATACACAGTTTGTAGAAACAGGGAAATGGACGTTAAAACAGTTGATTGACTGGATGACTGTAAAGGCAGCTCAAATTTTTGATTTGCCATATGGCACATTAGAAGTTGGTTCTTCGGCAGATATGATTTTAATTGATTTAAATAAAGAGCAAACAATTGATGCAGAAGGTTTTGTATCAAAAGGACGAAACACACCATTCAATGGCTGGGCTGCAAAGGGATGGCCAGTCCTAACAATTTTTGAAGGCAATATCGTATATCAGGAGGCAGAGTAA
- a CDS encoding carbamoyl phosphate synthase small subunit (catalyzes production of carbamoyl phosphate from bicarbonate and glutamine in pyrimidine and arginine biosynthesis pathways; forms an octamer composed of four CarAB dimers) has product MKKRLLILEDGTVFTGTAFGSERASQGEVVFTTGMTGYQETISDPSFYGQIVTLTYPLIGNYGINRDDFESITPAIRGFVVRELAKTPSNFRCDLTVDDYLTSKDIPGIEGIDTRKLTRIIRSKGSVKAILTAADEEVNVDEIVAKLQATPAITHHVREVSPKAAYPSPGRGKRVVLIDFGMKHGILRELNKRDCDVLVVPYNTSAEEILAWHPDGIMLSNGPGNPEDVQEGIETVRNLIGKVPMFGICLGHQIFSLACGARSFKLPFGHRGGNHPVKDLRTGRTDLTSQNHGYAIDIESLKETDLELTHIALNDGTCEGVRHKKYPIFTVQYHPEASPGPEDSNHLFDEFIEMMEVEAGKGKQHA; this is encoded by the coding sequence ATGAAAAAACGTTTACTTATTTTAGAAGATGGCACAGTATTTACAGGTACAGCATTCGGTAGTGAGCGAGCTTCACAAGGTGAGGTAGTTTTCACAACAGGTATGACAGGTTATCAGGAAACTATTTCAGATCCTTCTTTCTACGGACAAATTGTAACATTAACATATCCTTTAATTGGTAATTACGGCATCAACCGTGATGATTTTGAATCGATTACACCTGCTATTCGTGGGTTTGTTGTTCGTGAATTAGCCAAAACCCCTTCAAACTTCCGCTGTGATTTAACGGTAGATGACTATTTAACATCAAAGGATATCCCAGGCATCGAGGGTATTGATACACGAAAATTAACACGCATCATTCGTAGTAAAGGATCGGTAAAAGCAATTTTAACTGCTGCTGATGAGGAAGTGAATGTGGATGAGATCGTAGCAAAATTACAAGCGACACCTGCGATTACACACCATGTTCGTGAAGTTTCACCAAAGGCTGCTTATCCGTCACCAGGACGTGGCAAACGTGTTGTGTTAATTGACTTTGGTATGAAGCATGGTATTCTTCGTGAATTAAACAAACGTGATTGTGATGTGTTAGTTGTACCTTATAACACATCAGCAGAGGAAATTTTAGCATGGCATCCAGATGGAATTATGCTATCAAACGGTCCAGGTAACCCGGAAGATGTGCAGGAAGGTATCGAAACAGTTCGCAATTTAATTGGTAAAGTACCAATGTTCGGTATTTGCTTAGGTCACCAAATCTTCTCACTTGCTTGTGGTGCTCGAAGCTTTAAATTACCGTTTGGACACCGTGGAGGAAACCATCCTGTAAAGGATTTACGCACAGGCCGTACAGATTTAACATCACAAAACCACGGTTACGCAATTGACATTGAATCATTAAAAGAAACAGATTTAGAATTAACACATATCGCATTAAATGATGGTACTTGTGAAGGTGTACGTCACAAGAAGTATCCAATTTTCACAGTGCAGTATCATCCAGAAGCATCACCAGGTCCAGAAGATTCAAACCACTTATTTGATGAGTTTATCGAAATGATGGAAGTAGAAGCAGGGAAGGGGAAACAACATGCCTAA
- a CDS encoding carbamoyl-phosphate synthase large subunit — MPKRTDIETILVIGSGPIVIGQAAEFDYAGTQACLSLKEEGYRVILINSNPATIMTDTEIADKVYIEPITLEFVSRILRKERPDAILPTLGGQTGLNMAIELDKSGILDELSIEILGTKLEAIHKAEDRDLFRNLMYELGAPVPESDIIHNLDEAKNFVAKIGYPVIVRPAFTLGGTGGGICYNDQDLEETVTSGLKYSPVTQCLLEKSIAGYKEIEYEVMRDAADNAIVVCNMENVDPVGIHTGDSIVVAPTQTLSDRENQMLRNISLDIIRALKIEGGCNVQLALDPYSFNYYVIEVNPRVSRSSALASKATGYPIAKLAAKIAVGLTLDEIKNPVTGSTYACFEPALDYIVAKIPRWPFDKFESAKRNLGTQMKATGEVMALGRTFEEAMLKAVRSLETGQVHLELKHAEENSDSWIEKRIRKAGDERLFFIGEALRRGVTIEQIHEWSAIDLFFLNKFKNIVDMEQTLADNKNDKDVLRTAKRLGFADKKIAELWETTPEEVYAYRKEHGIIPVYKMVDTCAAEFESETPYFYGTYEEENESIKSDKPSVVVLGSGPIRIGQGVEFDYATVHSVWAIQEAGYEAIIINSNPETVSTDFSISDKLYFEPLTIEDVMHIIDLEQPIGVVVQFGGQTAINLADKLAANGVKILGTTLEDIDRAENRDKFEQALHEIDIPQPQGETAISTEEALAIGERLGFPVLVRPSYVLGGRAMEIVYNEEELQHYMENAVEASPDHPVLVDRYLTGQEIEVDAICDGENVLIPGIMEHIERAGVHSGDSISVYPPQKLTQAQKDTLVDYTTRLAKGLGIIGLMNIQYVISQGEVFVIEVNPRSSRTVPFLSKITNIPMANIATKAILGKSIIEQGYPTGLATEQKGVFVKVPVFSFAKLRRVDITLGPEMKSTGEVMGKDATLEKALYKGLVAAGMEIRTEGTVLFTVSDKDKEEAIALAKRFSTVGYRIVATEGTAKAFEAAGVRTDIVGKIGAKGQTLIDLIQNGEAQLVVNTLTKGKQPARDGFRIRRESVENGVPCLTSLDTAEAMLRVIESMTFTAEQMPKAEVVH; from the coding sequence ATGCCTAAACGTACAGATATTGAAACTATTTTAGTAATCGGATCAGGTCCAATCGTGATCGGACAAGCAGCAGAATTTGACTATGCAGGAACACAAGCTTGTCTATCTTTAAAAGAGGAAGGCTATCGCGTTATTTTAATTAACTCAAACCCTGCAACAATTATGACAGATACAGAAATTGCTGACAAAGTTTATATTGAGCCAATCACACTTGAATTTGTATCACGTATTTTGCGCAAAGAACGTCCAGATGCCATCCTACCAACTCTTGGTGGACAAACTGGCTTAAATATGGCAATTGAATTAGACAAATCAGGAATTTTAGATGAGCTTAGTATTGAGATTCTTGGGACAAAATTAGAAGCCATCCATAAAGCAGAAGACCGTGATTTATTCCGTAATTTAATGTATGAGCTAGGTGCTCCAGTGCCTGAATCAGATATTATCCATAACTTAGATGAAGCGAAAAACTTTGTTGCAAAGATCGGTTATCCAGTAATCGTTCGCCCTGCGTTTACACTAGGTGGTACAGGCGGCGGTATTTGCTACAATGATCAAGATTTAGAGGAAACTGTGACATCTGGTCTTAAATATTCTCCAGTTACACAATGCTTACTAGAAAAATCAATCGCTGGCTATAAAGAGATTGAATATGAAGTAATGCGTGATGCGGCTGACAATGCCATTGTAGTATGTAATATGGAAAATGTTGACCCAGTAGGTATTCATACAGGAGATTCTATCGTAGTTGCACCAACACAAACGCTGTCAGATCGTGAAAATCAAATGCTACGTAATATTTCTCTAGATATTATCCGTGCACTAAAAATTGAAGGTGGCTGTAACGTTCAATTAGCTCTTGATCCATATAGCTTTAATTACTACGTAATCGAGGTTAACCCTCGTGTATCACGTTCATCTGCGTTAGCATCAAAAGCAACAGGCTACCCAATTGCCAAGCTAGCAGCGAAAATTGCAGTTGGCTTAACATTAGATGAAATTAAAAACCCTGTCACAGGTTCTACGTATGCTTGCTTTGAGCCAGCACTCGATTATATTGTGGCAAAAATCCCACGCTGGCCATTCGATAAATTCGAATCAGCAAAACGTAATCTTGGTACACAAATGAAAGCAACTGGTGAAGTTATGGCACTAGGGCGAACATTTGAGGAAGCGATGCTTAAAGCGGTTCGTTCACTTGAAACAGGTCAAGTACACTTAGAGCTAAAGCATGCCGAGGAAAACTCCGATTCTTGGATTGAAAAACGTATCCGCAAAGCGGGAGACGAGCGTCTATTCTTCATCGGTGAAGCATTACGTCGTGGCGTAACAATTGAGCAAATTCATGAGTGGTCTGCTATTGACTTATTCTTCTTAAATAAGTTCAAAAACATTGTGGATATGGAGCAAACACTTGCTGACAATAAAAACGATAAAGACGTATTACGTACAGCAAAACGTCTAGGCTTTGCAGATAAGAAAATTGCAGAGCTTTGGGAAACTACACCTGAGGAAGTATATGCATATCGTAAAGAACATGGCATTATCCCAGTTTATAAAATGGTTGATACATGTGCAGCGGAGTTTGAATCTGAAACACCTTACTTCTATGGCACATATGAGGAAGAAAACGAATCTATTAAATCCGACAAGCCGTCAGTTGTGGTACTTGGCTCTGGTCCAATCCGTATTGGTCAAGGGGTAGAATTTGACTACGCGACAGTACACTCAGTATGGGCAATTCAGGAAGCAGGCTATGAGGCAATTATTATTAACTCTAATCCAGAGACTGTATCCACGGACTTCTCGATTTCAGATAAATTATACTTCGAGCCATTAACAATCGAAGATGTGATGCACATTATTGACCTAGAGCAGCCAATTGGTGTGGTTGTACAATTCGGTGGACAAACAGCCATTAATCTTGCGGATAAACTAGCGGCAAATGGTGTGAAAATCTTAGGTACAACACTTGAAGATATTGACCGAGCAGAAAATAGAGATAAATTCGAGCAGGCATTACATGAAATAGATATTCCACAGCCACAAGGTGAAACAGCTATCTCAACTGAGGAAGCCCTTGCTATCGGTGAGCGCCTTGGATTCCCAGTGTTAGTTCGCCCTTCATATGTATTAGGTGGACGTGCGATGGAAATCGTCTACAATGAAGAGGAGCTACAACACTATATGGAAAATGCTGTTGAAGCATCTCCAGACCATCCAGTATTAGTTGACCGTTATTTAACAGGTCAAGAAATTGAAGTAGATGCAATTTGTGACGGTGAAAATGTATTAATCCCAGGTATTATGGAACATATTGAGCGTGCAGGCGTTCACTCTGGTGACTCTATCTCTGTATATCCACCACAAAAATTAACACAGGCACAAAAGGATACATTAGTGGACTATACAACTCGACTTGCAAAAGGTCTTGGCATCATCGGCTTAATGAACATTCAGTATGTTATTTCACAAGGAGAAGTATTTGTTATCGAGGTGAACCCACGTTCTTCTCGTACAGTACCATTCTTAAGTAAAATTACTAATATCCCTATGGCTAATATTGCGACAAAAGCAATCCTAGGTAAGTCAATAATTGAACAAGGTTATCCAACAGGCTTAGCAACTGAGCAAAAAGGCGTATTTGTAAAAGTACCAGTATTCTCCTTTGCTAAATTACGTCGTGTCGACATTACATTAGGACCTGAAATGAAATCAACAGGTGAAGTAATGGGGAAAGATGCAACATTAGAAAAAGCCCTTTACAAAGGCTTAGTTGCAGCAGGAATGGAAATTCGCACAGAAGGTACAGTATTATTTACTGTATCTGATAAAGATAAAGAGGAAGCGATTGCCCTTGCAAAACGTTTCTCAACAGTAGGCTATCGTATTGTGGCTACAGAAGGTACTGCTAAAGCATTTGAAGCAGCAGGTGTTCGCACAGATATCGTTGGAAAAATCGGTGCAAAAGGTCAAACATTAATCGATTTAATTCAAAATGGTGAAGCACAACTTGTAGTGAATACACTTACAAAAGGCAAGCAACCAGCTCGTGATGGTTTCCGAATCCGTCGTGAATCTGTCGAAAACGGTGTCCCGTGTTTAACATCATTAGATACAGCAGAAGCAATGCTACGTGTTATTGAATCAATGACATTTACAGCAGAACAAATGCCAAAAGCGGAGGTAGTACACTAA
- a CDS encoding dihydroorotate dehydrogenase electron transfer subunit → MIRQEKMTVVSQKQIATNIFELTLHGELVQDMTPGQFVHVKVSDSLEPLLRRPISIANIDKDNNEFTMIYRAEGRGTKVLATNREGQLVNVLGPIGNGFPVDAVREGGTALLVGGGIGVPPLHELSKQLNARGVKTIHVLGFQTEDVCFYEKEFSALGETHYVTVDGSKGTKGFVTNVLESRAPEFDVFYSCGPLPMLKALEGFYPEKEGYLSFEERMGCGIGACFACVCKTTDQVAKDYVKVCSDGPVFPKGTVAL, encoded by the coding sequence ATGATACGTCAAGAGAAAATGACGGTCGTCTCTCAAAAGCAAATAGCGACAAACATTTTCGAATTGACACTTCATGGTGAACTGGTTCAGGATATGACTCCTGGCCAGTTTGTCCATGTAAAGGTGTCAGATTCATTGGAGCCGCTTTTACGTCGACCAATCAGTATTGCAAACATAGATAAAGATAACAACGAATTTACGATGATTTATCGAGCAGAAGGTCGTGGGACTAAGGTTTTAGCGACGAATCGTGAAGGTCAGCTTGTAAATGTATTGGGGCCAATAGGTAATGGATTCCCTGTTGACGCAGTAAGAGAGGGAGGGACAGCTCTTTTAGTCGGTGGAGGAATCGGTGTACCACCATTACATGAGCTTTCTAAGCAATTAAACGCACGTGGTGTGAAAACAATTCATGTGTTAGGCTTCCAAACAGAGGATGTGTGCTTTTATGAGAAAGAATTCAGCGCACTTGGTGAAACACATTATGTAACGGTCGATGGCTCTAAGGGCACAAAGGGCTTTGTCACGAATGTATTAGAGTCACGAGCACCTGAGTTTGATGTCTTTTATTCCTGTGGTCCGCTACCAATGTTAAAAGCACTTGAAGGCTTTTACCCTGAAAAAGAGGGCTATCTATCATTTGAAGAGCGTATGGGCTGCGGTATTGGTGCTTGCTTTGCTTGTGTATGTAAAACAACAGACCAAGTAGCAAAAGACTATGTTAAAGTATGCTCTGATGGTCCAGTTTTCCCGAAAGGTACGGTGGCATTATGA
- a CDS encoding dihydroorotate dehydrogenase — protein sequence MSRLTIQLPGLDLKNPIMPASGCFGFGREYAQLYDLSKLGAIMIKATTVETRPGNPTPRVAETAAGMLNAIGLQNPGIDKVMNEELKFLEGYNVPIIANVAGTETADYVEVARRISTATNVRALELNISCPNVKCGGIQFGTDPATARELVEAVKAVSEVPVYVKLSPNVTSIVDIAQAVEAGGADGITMINTLIGMRLDERTGKPVIANGTGGLSGPAVKPVAIRMVYEVYKAVNIPIIGMGGVTEAQDVIDFMSAGASAVAVGTANFVDHFVCPTIIDELPAKLDKLGIEHISEIIGRSHR from the coding sequence ATGAGTCGATTAACAATACAATTACCAGGCTTAGATTTAAAAAATCCAATAATGCCAGCATCGGGCTGCTTTGGATTTGGCCGAGAATATGCTCAACTATACGATTTATCAAAGCTTGGCGCTATAATGATTAAAGCAACAACTGTAGAAACACGACCAGGCAATCCTACTCCTCGTGTGGCAGAAACAGCAGCAGGGATGTTAAATGCAATAGGCCTACAAAACCCTGGCATTGACAAAGTCATGAATGAAGAATTAAAGTTTCTAGAGGGCTATAATGTGCCAATCATTGCAAATGTAGCTGGTACAGAGACAGCAGATTATGTAGAGGTTGCTCGACGTATTTCCACTGCGACCAATGTAAGAGCATTAGAACTTAACATTTCCTGTCCAAACGTAAAATGTGGGGGGATTCAATTTGGTACTGATCCCGCAACAGCACGTGAGCTGGTAGAAGCGGTTAAAGCAGTGTCTGAGGTGCCTGTTTATGTAAAACTATCCCCTAATGTAACAAGTATAGTAGACATTGCTCAAGCTGTTGAAGCGGGTGGTGCTGACGGTATTACAATGATTAATACGTTAATTGGAATGCGTCTGGATGAACGTACTGGTAAGCCTGTAATTGCCAATGGTACAGGTGGTTTATCTGGTCCTGCTGTAAAACCAGTGGCTATTCGGATGGTCTATGAGGTATATAAGGCTGTCAATATCCCAATTATTGGAATGGGTGGTGTAACAGAGGCACAAGACGTTATTGACTTTATGTCGGCTGGTGCATCTGCAGTTGCAGTGGGGACAGCAAACTTTGTCGATCATTTCGTATGCCCAACTATTATTGATGAATTACCAGCAAAGCTTGACAAACTAGGTATTGAGCATATTTCAGAGATTATCGGAAGGAGCCATCGTTGA
- a CDS encoding orotidine-5'-phosphate decarboxylase yields MNTKPILALDFPGEKEVFDFLKQFNESLFVKIGMELYMQEGPDIVRKVKDLGHDIFLDLKLHDIPNTVGSAMKGLAKLGVDLVNVHAAGGRPMMEAALEGLEAGTPAGKNRPSLIAVTQLTSTTEDQMQVEQRIALSLKESVLHYASLTKQAGLQGVVCSVHEAKAIAEVCGDDFLRVTPGIRLAGGDAHDQKRIATPDGAKRDGSSLIVVGRAVTGAEDPVAAYKIVSELWEA; encoded by the coding sequence ATGAATACCAAACCTATTCTAGCACTAGATTTTCCTGGAGAAAAAGAAGTATTTGATTTTCTAAAACAGTTCAATGAGTCTCTTTTCGTGAAAATTGGTATGGAATTATATATGCAAGAAGGGCCAGATATTGTCCGTAAAGTAAAGGATTTAGGCCATGATATTTTCCTTGATTTAAAATTACATGATATCCCGAATACAGTTGGCTCTGCCATGAAGGGCCTAGCAAAATTAGGGGTAGATTTAGTCAATGTCCATGCGGCAGGAGGACGTCCAATGATGGAGGCAGCACTGGAAGGGTTGGAAGCAGGAACACCTGCAGGAAAGAATCGTCCTTCATTAATTGCTGTTACACAATTAACATCAACAACTGAGGATCAAATGCAAGTGGAGCAAAGAATTGCCCTATCTTTAAAGGAGTCTGTCTTGCACTATGCAAGTCTCACAAAACAGGCTGGTTTACAAGGTGTTGTTTGCTCCGTTCACGAGGCTAAAGCGATAGCAGAGGTATGCGGAGATGATTTTCTACGTGTGACGCCAGGTATTCGTTTAGCAGGAGGCGATGCACACGATCAAAAGCGTATTGCCACACCGGACGGAGCAAAACGTGATGGCTCTTCACTAATTGTCGTTGGACGTGCCGTAACAGGTGCAGAAGATCCAGTAGCAGCATATAAAATTGTAAGTGAATTATGGGAGGCATAA
- a CDS encoding orotate phosphoribosyltransferase — protein MTLQNEIAHAMLKVGAVELNPTELFTWASGIQSPIYCDTRLTISDPVIRKQLANGLASLIKENFGATEIVAGTATAGIPHAAWVSDILDLPMVYVRSKAKEHGRGNQIEGKYAAGQKVVVVEDIVSTGGSSITAVEALRAAGCEVLGVVCVYTYNLPRAEQAFDQANIQYVSLTNFDYLIEAANESGAIQEADIPFLKEWHEKLKAGAL, from the coding sequence ATGACATTACAAAATGAAATCGCACACGCAATGTTAAAAGTAGGAGCAGTGGAACTCAATCCTACAGAGCTATTTACATGGGCATCAGGCATTCAATCGCCAATTTACTGCGATACACGTCTGACAATCTCAGATCCTGTTATTCGTAAACAATTAGCAAACGGCTTAGCATCACTGATCAAGGAAAACTTTGGTGCAACAGAAATCGTTGCAGGTACAGCAACAGCAGGTATTCCCCATGCTGCTTGGGTAAGTGATATTCTAGATTTACCAATGGTTTATGTACGTTCTAAGGCAAAAGAGCACGGACGTGGCAATCAAATCGAAGGAAAATACGCAGCGGGTCAAAAAGTAGTGGTAGTAGAAGATATCGTTTCTACAGGTGGTTCATCTATTACAGCGGTAGAAGCTTTGCGGGCAGCAGGGTGTGAGGTGCTAGGCGTTGTTTGTGTCTACACTTATAATCTTCCACGTGCTGAACAAGCATTCGATCAAGCTAACATTCAATATGTATCATTAACAAACTTTGATTATTTAATAGAAGCAGCTAATGAATCAGGTGCTATTCAAGAAGCGGATATCCCATTCCTTAAGGAGTGGCATGAAAAATTAAAGGCTGGAGCGCTTTAA
- a CDS encoding peptide ABC transporter ATP-binding protein, whose product MSLMLEVKNLKTGFDIDGEIYHAVDDVSFSVKSGQIIGIVGESGCGKSVMSLSIMQLLPQGIGKITGGEIRFHGKNIEHHTNDEMNKIRGKDISMIFQEPMTSLNPVFTIGSQIEEIMLNHSKMSKAEVRSKAIDLLKQVGIPRAEKIVDEYPHQLSGGMRQRVMIAIAIACQPRLLIADEPTTALDVTVQAQILELLKNIQEKNKMSIVLITHDLGVVAEMCDEVIIMYAGKIVERTNVDNLFYKPKHPYTKLLMASIPRIDVEVNELSTIKGIVPSLKNMPQVGCRFVDRCPSAMSECSNVTPQLAFIGDQHEVSCLLYEGCTRKGVS is encoded by the coding sequence ATGAGTTTAATGTTAGAAGTGAAAAATCTTAAAACTGGTTTTGATATAGATGGCGAAATATATCATGCAGTAGATGATGTTTCATTTTCAGTTAAATCAGGTCAAATTATTGGAATAGTAGGAGAATCAGGATGTGGTAAAAGTGTAATGTCCCTTTCAATTATGCAGCTTCTTCCACAGGGAATTGGAAAAATCACTGGTGGTGAAATCAGATTTCATGGAAAAAATATTGAGCATCATACAAACGATGAGATGAATAAAATTCGAGGAAAAGATATTAGTATGATTTTTCAAGAACCGATGACATCATTAAATCCGGTTTTTACAATAGGCTCACAAATCGAAGAAATTATGTTGAACCATAGCAAAATGTCAAAAGCTGAGGTTAGAAGCAAAGCAATTGACCTGTTAAAGCAAGTAGGTATTCCAAGAGCTGAAAAAATCGTTGATGAATATCCTCATCAATTGTCAGGTGGAATGAGACAAAGAGTGATGATTGCCATTGCCATTGCATGTCAGCCTAGACTTTTAATCGCTGACGAACCTACAACTGCTTTAGATGTAACCGTTCAAGCCCAAATTCTTGAATTACTGAAAAATATACAAGAGAAAAATAAAATGTCTATTGTGCTAATTACTCACGATCTGGGTGTAGTTGCAGAAATGTGCGATGAGGTAATAATTATGTATGCGGGGAAAATTGTTGAACGAACAAATGTTGATAACCTGTTTTACAAGCCTAAACATCCTTATACAAAGTTATTAATGGCCTCAATTCCAAGAATAGATGTTGAAGTAAATGAATTATCCACTATTAAAGGGATTGTCCCTTCCTTAAAAAATATGCCTCAAGTTGGCTGCCGATTTGTAGATAGATGCCCATCGGCAATGTCTGAATGTAGTAACGTTACACCACAGCTTGCCTTTATAGGTGATCAGCATGAGGTATCTTGTTTACTTTATGAAGGGTGTACTAGAAAGGGTGTGAGCTGA
- a CDS encoding peptide ABC transporter substrate-binding protein, translating into MNQTTAKQENLLEIIDLKTYYPIKGGLFRHTVGYVKAVDTISFSIKNGETLGLVGESGCGKSTTGRTILRLLDATDGKIIFNGKNITKLQGKSLREIRKDIQMVFQDPYASLNPMQMVGSIIAEPIMNYHNRSLKSLKNEVIELLSKVGLPEDAYYKYAHEFSGGQRQRIGIARALALRPKLIIADEPVSALDVSVQSQVLNLLKELQNEFDLTFLFIAHDLSVVKHMSDRIGVMYLGNIVEIADKEHIYDEPLHPYTQALISAIPVPDPRKKSNRIVLEGDIPSPANPPKGCPFHPRCPKAMRECSLSKPALKEVKLGHRVACHLY; encoded by the coding sequence ATGAATCAAACAACAGCAAAACAAGAGAATTTATTAGAAATTATTGATTTAAAAACATATTATCCCATCAAAGGTGGCTTATTTAGACATACTGTAGGTTATGTTAAAGCCGTTGATACTATTTCGTTTTCCATTAAAAATGGAGAGACATTGGGGTTAGTTGGTGAATCAGGTTGCGGAAAATCGACAACCGGTCGTACCATTTTAAGGTTATTGGACGCAACGGATGGAAAAATTATTTTTAATGGTAAAAATATAACAAAATTGCAAGGGAAATCATTAAGAGAAATACGGAAAGATATACAAATGGTATTTCAGGATCCATATGCCTCATTAAATCCCATGCAAATGGTGGGCAGTATTATAGCTGAGCCAATAATGAATTATCATAATAGATCACTTAAATCGTTAAAAAATGAAGTTATAGAGCTTTTAAGTAAAGTAGGATTACCAGAAGATGCTTATTACAAGTATGCTCATGAATTTTCAGGCGGTCAGCGTCAACGAATAGGTATTGCAAGAGCACTCGCACTCCGGCCAAAACTTATTATAGCAGATGAGCCTGTTTCGGCATTAGATGTGTCTGTGCAATCGCAAGTTCTTAATCTATTAAAAGAGCTACAAAATGAGTTTGATTTAACGTTTTTATTTATTGCTCATGATTTAAGTGTTGTCAAGCATATGAGTGACCGTATTGGTGTAATGTATTTAGGAAATATCGTGGAAATAGCAGACAAAGAACATATCTATGATGAACCGTTACATCCTTACACACAGGCGTTAATTTCTGCTATTCCAGTACCTGATCCAAGAAAGAAAAGCAATCGCATTGTGTTAGAAGGGGATATTCCAAGTCCAGCTAATCCTCCAAAAGGATGCCCATTCCATCCACGGTGCCCAAAGGCAATGAGAGAGTGTTCATTATCAAAACCAGCCTTAAAGGAGGTGAAGTTAGGGCATAGAGTTGCATGCCATTTATATTAG